Proteins found in one Tamandua tetradactyla isolate mTamTet1 chromosome 1, mTamTet1.pri, whole genome shotgun sequence genomic segment:
- the TRIL gene encoding TLR4 interactor with leucine rich repeats, whose protein sequence is MEAVLALRFLLVVCCCLALPPAAEPVCPERCDCQHPQHLLCTNRGLRAVPKTSSLPSPQDVLTYSLGGNFITNITAFDFHRLGQLRRLDLQYNQIRSLHPKTFEKLSRLEELYLGNNLLQALTPGTLAPLRKLRILYANGNEISRLSRGSFEGLESLVKLRLDGNSLGALPDVVFAPLGNLLYLHLESNRIRFLGKNAFAHLGKLRFLNLSANELQPSLRHAATFAPLRSLSTLILSANSLQHLGPRVFQHLPRLGLLSLSGNQLSHLAPDVFWGLEALRELHLEGNRLSQLPVALLDPLHSLEALDLSSNELSALHPSTFGHLGRLRELSLRDNSLSALSGDIFAASPALYRLDLDGNGWTCDCRLRGLKRWMGDWHSQGRLLTVFVQCRHPPALRGKYLDYLDDQQLQNRSCANSSPTASPTDDRRRRPPPTASGKEKAPPSGGLVEELPPKPQPRFLPGVAWDGAVRELTGNRSALRLSRRGPGLQQPVPSAAAAAGPAPQPLDLHEKPELRLPTPTEPAPTAAPGSAPPPAGNPWQRASKQRLVTERQEHAAHSDGGVILPPLVSDPCDFNKFILCNLTVEAVGADSASLRWAVREYRSPGPLGGARFRLLFDRFGQQPKFHRFVYLPERSDSATLRELRGDTPYLVCVEGVLGGRVCPVAPRDHCAGLVTLPEPGSQNGVDYQLLTLALLAVNALLVLLAVAAWASRWLRRKLRARRKGGAPVHVRHMYSTRRPLRSMGTGVSADFSGFQSHRPRTTVCALSEADLIEFPCDRFMDSAGGGTGGSLRREDHLLQRFAD, encoded by the coding sequence ATGGAAGCTGTTCTCGCCTTGCGATTCTTGCTGGTGGTGTGCTGCTGCCTCGCGCTCCCGCCAGCGGCCGAGCCCGTGTGCCCGGAGCGCTGCGACTGTCAGCACCCTCAGCACCTCCTGTGCACCAACAGGGGGCTCCGCGCTGTCCCCAAGACCAGCTCGTTACCGAGTCCCCAGGACGTGCTCACCTACAGCCTTGGTGGCAACTTCATAACCAACATCACCGCCTTCGACTTCCACCGCCTGGGCCAGCTTCGACGGCTGGACCTGCAGTACAATCAGATCCGCTCTCTGCACCCCAAGACCTTCGAGAAGCTCTCGCGGCTGGAGGAGCTCTACCTGGGGAACAACCTCCTGCAGGCGCTCACCCCGGGCACACTGGCCCCGCTGCGCAAGCTGCGCATCCTCTACGCGAATGGGAACGAGATCAGCCGCCTAAGTCGCGGCTCCTTCGAAGGCTTGGAGAGTCTAGTTAAGTTGCGGCTGGACGGGAACTCCCTGGGGGCGCTGCCTGATGTGGTCTTCGCCCCCCTGGGTAATCTGCTGTACCTACATCTAGAATCCAACCGGATCCGCTTTTTGGGCAAGAACGCCTTCGCCCATTTGGGAAAGCTGCGTTTCCTCAACCTGTCTGCCAACGAGCTGCAACCCTCCTTGCGCCACGCGGCCACCTTCGCACCGCTGCGCTCGCTCTCTACCCTGATCCTCTCGGCCAACAGCCTACAGCACCTGGGGCCACGTGTCTTCCAGCACCTGCCGCGCCTCGGCCTCCTGTCGCTCAGCGGCAACCAGCTTTCCCACCTCGCTCCGGACGTCTTTTGGGGCTTGGAGGCCCTGCGCGAGCTGCACCTGGAGGGCAACCGTCTGAGCCAGCTGCCAGTGGCGTTGCTCGATCCACTACACAGCCTGGAAGCCCTGGACCTAAGTAGCAACGAACTGTCTGCGCTTCACCCCTCCACATTTGGCCACCTGGGCCGGCTGCGCGAGCTCAGCCTGCGCGACAATTCGCTCAGCGCCCTCTCCGGGGACATCTTTGCCGCCAGCCCGGCCCTTTATCGGCTGGATCTAGACGGCAACGGCTGGACCTGCGACTGCCGACTGCGGGGCCTGAAGCGTTGGATGGGCGATTGGCACTCGCAGGGCCGGCTCCTCACCGTCTTTGTGCAGTGTCGCCACCCTCCGGCCCTGCGGGGCAAGTACCTGGATTACCTAGATGAccagcagctacagaacagatcttGCGCGAATTCCTCGCCCACCGCTTCCCCGACAGACGACCGTAGGCGGCGGCCTCCACCCACAGCCTCGGGAAAGGAGAAGGCGCCCCCTTCAGGCGGCCTCGTGGAGGAGCTGCCGCCCAAGCCGCAGCCGCGATTTCTGCCCGGGGTAGCCTGGGATGGGGCGGTCAGGGAGCTCACTGGCAATCGCAGCGCACTGAGGCTGAGCCGGCGAGGTCCAGGCCTCCAGCAGCCGGTTCCCTCCGCCGCCGCTGCTGCGGGCCCAGCGCCACAGCCGCTGGACCTACACGAGAAGCCAGAGCTGAGGCTCCCGACACCCACAGAGCCAGCCCCGACGGCTGCGCCGGGCTCTGCGCCTCCACCCGCTGGCAACCCCTGGCAGCGCGCGTCGAAGCAGCGCCTGGTTACTGAGCGGCAGGAACACGCCGCCCACTCCGACGGCGGGGTCATCTTGCCGCCGCTGGTGTCCGACCCGTGCGACTTCAACAAGTTCATCCTGTGCAACCTGACCGTGGAGGCAGTGGGTGCAGACAGCGCCTCGTTGCGCTGGGCGGTGCGCGAGTACCGCAGCCCCGGGCCACTGGGCGGCGCGCGCTTCCGCCTGCTCTTTGACCGCTTTGGCCAGCAGCCCAAGTTCCACCGCTTCGTCTACCTGCCGGAGCGCAGCGACTCAGCCACGCTGCGCGAGCTGCGCGGGGACACTCCCTACCTGGTGTGCGTGGAAGGCGTGCTTGGGGGTCGGGTCTGCCCCGTGGCACCCCGGGACCACTGCGCTGGGCTGGTCACCCTGCCGGAGCCGGGGAGCCAGAACGGCGTCGACTACCAGCTGTTAACCTTAGCTCTGCTGGCTGTCAACGCTTTGCTGGTGTTGCTGGCCGTGGCGGCCTGGGCGTCGCGCTGGCTGCGGAGGAAGCTGAGGGCACGCCGGAAAGGCGGGGCCCCTGTCCACGTTCGCCACATGTATTCCACCCGGCGGCCCCTGCGCTCGATGGGCACCGGCGTGTCCGCTGACTTCTCGGGTTTCCAGTCGCACCGGCCGCGCACCACGGTTTGTGCACTCAGCGAGGCGGATCTCATCGAGTTCCCCTGCGACCGTTTCATGGACAGCGCCGGTGGCGGTACCGGCGGCAGTTTGAGGAGAGAGGACCATCTCTTGCAGAGATTTGCAGATTAG